A single window of Ictalurus furcatus strain D&B chromosome 3, Billie_1.0, whole genome shotgun sequence DNA harbors:
- the LOC128605436 gene encoding rap guanine nucleotide exchange factor 2-like, giving the protein MGNSFSVSPKREKEFMKGRKKSKVDDCQVEKNIQKVEEEGEISTVEEHRELDQTGTRKGDVVVKGTTKRLTMHLVEEHLVVDPTYIEDFLLTCRTFLSSPMVVGMKLLEWFHDPSLREKVALVFLLWVNNHFNDFEDDPEMMHFLEEFENNLKREKMFGHLKLLNIACATKAKLRVVNLTKPSRKAPLPFSLLGGSEKGLSIFIENVEPGSKAAEAGLKRGDQILEANGQNFESVPLSKANEILRSNKHLSITVKTSFFVFKELLARLEHDQEPDHKEKLDRKNGAPHIPKIGDIKKASRYSIPDLAVDVEQVMGLEKASEKAKANTVGGRNKPKKIFGKTLPTGVVQSQDDSSVRVKQSKQDAHELLRESQISLLQLSAVEVATQLSVRAFELFHAIEPTEYIDDLFRLRSCLPRTSGLKLFYESINRETFWVATEVLREPNQLKRMEIIKHFIKIALYCRKCKNFNSMFAIISGLNLVPVSRMRGTWKKLPSKYEKLFNDLQDLFDPSRNMAKYQNVLKSQNMQLPIIPLFPIFIKDLTFLHDGNDSMVDGLVNLEQLHMIAKEIRHVGRMAAVNVDAELLFRTRCLNRGRANADVLDVTQTRGHKKLYEDTQMAPKVKQYLSNLTVETNEKSLQTLSIQCEPSITRTFI; this is encoded by the exons ATGGGCAACAGTTTCAGCGTCTCTcccaagagggagaaagagttcatgaaaggaaggaagaagtcCAAGGTGGACGACTGTCAG GTGGAGAAGAACatacagaaggtggaggaggagggggaaatCAGCACGGTCGAAGAACATCGCGAGCTCGATCAGACCGGCACCAGAAAAGGAGACGTTGTCGTCAAG GGCACGACAAAGCGTCTGACCATGCACCTGGTGGAGGAGCACTTAGTGGTGGACCCTACCTATATTGAGGACTTCCTGCTCACCTGTCGCACCTTCCTGTCCAGCCCGATGGTGGTGGGAATGAAACTGCTGGAGTGGTTCCATGACCCCAGCCTCAGGGAGAAG GTTGCACTGGTATTTTTGCTGTGGGTGAACAATCACTTTAATGACTTTGAAGATGACcctgagatgatgcactttctCGAAGAGTTTGAGAATAATCTGAAGAGGGAG aaaatgtTTGGGCACTTGAAGCTGTTGAACATAGCTTGTGCTACCAAAGCCAAGCTGCGGGTGGTGAATCTGACTAAGCCATCACGCAAGGCTCCTCTGCCCTTCAGCCTGCTCGGTGGCTCAGAGAAAGGCTTAAGCATCTTCATTGAGAATGTGGAGCCGGGCAGCAAAGCTGCAGAAGCAGGCCTCAAACGTGGAGATCAG ATCCTGGAGGCAAATGGGCAGAACTTTGAGAGTGTACCACTGTCCAAAGCAAATGAGATCCTGCGCAGCAATAAACATCTGTCTATTACTGTGAAAACAAGTTTCTTCG TGTTTAAGGAACTTCTGGCTCGACTTGAGCATGACCAAGAACCTGACCACAAGGAAAAGCTGGACAGGAAGAATGGGGCTCCCCACATTCCCAAGATCGGGGATATTAAGAAAGCGAGCCGTTACTCCATCCCAGACCTGGCTGTGGATGTGGAGCAAGTGATGGGTCTCGAGAAAGCAAGCGAGAAAGCCAAGGCCAACACAGTGGGCGGAAGGAACAAGCCCAAGAAGATCTTTGGCAAGACTCTCCCTACTGGTGTAGTCCAGTCCCAGGATGACAGCAGTGTCAGAGTGAAGCAGTCGAAACAGGACGCCCACGAGCTTTTGAGGGAGAGTCAGATCAGCCTGCTGCAATTAAGCGCGGTGGAAGTGGCCACGCAGCTCTCAGTGCGTGCCTTCGAGCTCTTCCATGCCATTGAGCCCACCGAGTACATCGATGACCTCTTCAGGTTGCGGTCATGCTTGCCCCGAACTTCTGGCCTCAAGCTCTTCTATGAGTCCATAAACCGAGAGACCTTCTGGGTGGCCACTGAGGTGCTGAGGGAACCCAACCAGTTGAAGCGCATGGAGATCATCAAGCATTTCATCAAGATCGCCCTGTACTGCCGCAAGTGCAAGAACTTCAACTCCATGTTCGCTATCATCAG TGGTCTAAATCTGGTGCCCGTGTCCAGAATGCGAGGAACTTGGAAGAAACTTCCCAGCAAGTATGAGAAGCTTTTCAATGACCTGCAGGACCTGTTTGACCCATCCAGAAACATGGCCAAGTACCAAAACGTTCTTAAAAGCCAGAACATGCAGCTGCCAATCATCCCTCTTTTCCCAATTTTCATAAAAGACCTCACCTTCCTCCATGACG GCAATGATTCTATGGTGGATGGCCTGGTGAACCTTGAGCAGCTGCATATGATCGCTAAAGAGATCAGACACGTGGGTCGGATGGCAGCCGTCAACGTGGACGCGGAGCTGCTGTTCCGCAccag gtgtctGAACCGGGGACGTGCCAATGCAGATGTCCTGGACGTGACTCAGACGCGTGGGCATAAGAAGCTGTACGAggacacacaaatggcacccAAGGTCAAGCAGTACCTGTCTAACCTCACAGTGGAGACCAATGAGAAGAGTCTGCAGACGCTGTCTATACAGTGTGAACCCTCCATAACTAGGACGTTCATATGA